The following proteins come from a genomic window of Rattus norvegicus strain BN/NHsdMcwi chromosome 8, GRCr8, whole genome shotgun sequence:
- the Rps24-ps16 gene encoding small ribosomal subunit protein eS24-like: MNDTVTIQTRKFMTNRLPQRKQMVTDVLHPGKATVPKTEIREKLAMMYKSTPDVIFVFRFRTHFGGGTTAGSGMIYDSLDYAKKNEPQHRLARHGLYEKKKTSCKQRKERKDRMKKVRGTAKADVGAWKKPKE; this comes from the coding sequence ATGAATGACACGGTAACCATCCAGACCAGGAAGTTCATGACAAACCGTCTGCCTCAGAGGAAACAGATGGTCACTGATGTCCTTCATCCTGGGAAGGCCACAGTACCAAAGACAGAAATTCGGGAAAAGCTGGCCATGATGTACAAAAGCACACCAGACGTCATCTTTGTGTTTAGATTCAGAACCCACTTCGGTGGTGGCACGACAGCTGGCTCTGGCATGATTTATGATTCTTTAGATTATGCAAAGAAGAATGAGCCTCAACACAGACTTGCAAGACACGGCCTTTATGAGAAGAAAAAGACCTCCTGCAAACAGCGAAAGGAACGCAAGGACAGAATGAAGAAGGTCAGGGGGACTGCAAAGGCCGATGTTGGTGCTTGGAAAAAGCCAAAGGAGTAG